The following proteins are encoded in a genomic region of Candidatus Polarisedimenticolia bacterium:
- the asnB gene encoding asparagine synthase (glutamine-hydrolyzing), translated as MCGIAGYLSFDGRPASEELLRQMAWTLRHRGPDGEGIHIDGSLGLAHRRLSILDLGGGGQPMSTRDGAIWIVFNGEIYNFVELREELIAQGHAFSNRSDTEVILNLYREKALEFLAALRGMFAFALWDARHRRLVLARDRVGIKPLYYHLGPRSIVFGSEIKSLLVHPDVGREIDPAALKDFLTYQYVPAPRSVFRTIRKLPPASVLVIEGGRAEEKRYWRLPREVESRPTDVWREELDSTLTEAVRIHMRSDVPVGALLSGGLDSSLVVALAAGSAGGSLKTFSVGFPEADHSELPYARQVATRYRTSHTEHLLEPRGVEALPSLVGQFDEPFADPSSVPCAAIAEVAARQVKVCLSGDGGDEGFAGYHAYRLGSSMHRADLLPLAVRRFLLGPLERRLPEWVPLRGGLRFLTLPPDDRYVEIMGSVDAPAMQWLLEPDLLASAADHDPYAWLRDLYRGEAGRDEISRLQRVDVESYLPDDILVKADRTSMLHSLELRVPLLDHKVLELAFRMPTRLKYRGGVGKRILRETFAGRLPEAVVTRGKQGFGMPLKSWLRGDLQAFVTEILSDRRTRQRGVLSGRGLDRLLEADRRGARSLSSEIWTVLVLELWFRACVDGSEAKVGSAV; from the coding sequence ATGTGCGGCATTGCAGGCTATCTCTCCTTCGACGGCCGCCCGGCCAGCGAGGAGCTCCTGCGCCAGATGGCGTGGACGCTCCGTCATCGGGGGCCGGACGGCGAAGGAATCCACATCGACGGCTCGCTCGGCTTGGCGCACCGCCGGCTCTCGATCCTCGATCTCGGGGGAGGGGGTCAGCCGATGTCGACGCGCGATGGGGCGATCTGGATCGTCTTCAACGGCGAGATCTACAACTTCGTCGAGCTGCGCGAGGAGCTGATCGCGCAGGGCCACGCCTTTTCAAATCGCAGCGACACCGAGGTGATCCTCAATCTCTATCGCGAGAAGGCGCTCGAGTTCCTTGCGGCGCTGCGCGGGATGTTCGCCTTCGCGCTGTGGGACGCCCGGCATCGCCGCCTGGTCCTGGCGCGCGATCGGGTCGGCATCAAGCCCCTCTACTATCATCTCGGCCCCCGCTCCATCGTCTTTGGCTCCGAGATCAAATCGCTGCTCGTCCATCCCGACGTCGGGAGGGAGATCGATCCGGCGGCGCTCAAGGATTTCCTGACGTATCAGTACGTGCCGGCGCCCCGCAGCGTCTTCCGGACGATCCGCAAGCTTCCTCCCGCTTCCGTCCTGGTGATCGAGGGGGGTCGGGCGGAGGAGAAGCGTTACTGGAGGCTGCCCCGGGAGGTGGAGAGCCGTCCCACCGACGTGTGGCGGGAAGAGCTCGACTCCACGCTGACCGAAGCTGTCCGCATCCACATGCGCAGCGACGTGCCGGTGGGGGCCCTGCTGTCGGGCGGTCTCGACAGCAGCCTGGTGGTGGCGCTGGCGGCCGGCTCCGCAGGCGGGTCGTTGAAGACCTTCTCGGTCGGCTTTCCGGAAGCGGACCATTCGGAGCTCCCGTATGCCCGCCAGGTGGCCACGCGCTACCGCACTTCCCACACCGAGCATCTGCTCGAGCCGCGAGGGGTGGAGGCGCTGCCGTCGCTGGTGGGCCAGTTCGACGAGCCCTTTGCCGATCCCTCCTCCGTTCCCTGCGCCGCCATCGCGGAAGTGGCGGCCCGCCAGGTGAAGGTCTGCCTGTCCGGAGACGGTGGCGATGAAGGGTTCGCCGGCTACCATGCCTATCGCCTTGGAAGCTCCATGCACCGAGCCGATCTCCTTCCCCTGGCGGTGCGCCGCTTCCTGCTGGGACCTCTGGAGCGGCGCCTTCCGGAATGGGTCCCGCTGCGAGGGGGACTGCGGTTCCTGACTCTCCCCCCCGATGACCGCTACGTCGAGATCATGGGGAGCGTCGATGCTCCGGCGATGCAGTGGCTGCTCGAACCCGACCTGCTCGCGTCGGCGGCCGATCACGATCCCTACGCCTGGCTGCGGGATCTCTACCGGGGCGAAGCGGGCCGCGACGAGATTTCACGGCTGCAACGGGTCGATGTGGAGTCCTACCTTCCCGATGACATCCTGGTGAAGGCCGACAGGACCAGCATGCTGCATTCCCTCGAGCTGCGCGTCCCGTTGCTGGACCACAAGGTCCTGGAGCTGGCCTTCCGCATGCCCACGCGATTGAAGTACCGCGGCGGCGTGGGAAAGCGGATTCTGCGGGAGACCTTCGCCGGAAGGCTTCCCGAGGCTGTCGTGACGCGTGGCAAGCAGGGGTTCGGCATGCCGCTGAAGAGTTGGCTGCGCGGCGACCTGCAGGCCTTCGTGACCGAGATCCTGTCGGACCGGCGCACGCGCCAGCGCGGCGTCCTCTCTGGCCGCGGGCTGGACCGCCTGCTCGAAGCCGACCGGCGCGGAGCGCGCAGCCTGAGCAGCGAGATCTGGACCGTGCTGGTCCTCGAGCTCTGGTTCCGGGCGTGCGTCGACGGCTCCGAAGCGAAGGTGGGCTCGGCCGTCTGA
- a CDS encoding glycosyltransferase family 4 protein has product MPSVLLVTQDLQRAGAQRQCVELALGLKTLASWNVEIAVLEGERSLESELTGAGIPIRRVPRRWRWDLSPATGLGSLARQGGFDVIHSFMFLPNFYVRLSRLRHRTPLIVCSHRTTKMRGWPRAVLEILLSPFCDLMVTNSQAGREELVSRGMDPGRIAVVLNGIDLDRFRPAPASGSDGRPARVGMVARMEPDRDHVTLLQAFEQVHAMHPEAKLVLAGDGSLAPKVREQVALLRLESCVELPGAVAHPEEMYRTLDLYVQASRNKEGTSNSLLEAMASGIPVIATRIGGNLEVVRDGETGLLVTAEDPAALAKAISSLLRDPVLAQRLGAAGAARVRDLYSRTAMVDATLRAYASRLPRLLQAVGASVESSLRGEG; this is encoded by the coding sequence TTGCCATCCGTCCTCCTCGTGACCCAGGATCTGCAACGCGCCGGCGCCCAGCGTCAGTGCGTGGAGCTGGCGCTGGGGCTGAAGACCCTGGCTTCCTGGAACGTCGAGATCGCCGTGCTGGAAGGCGAGCGATCTCTGGAGTCGGAGCTGACGGGAGCAGGCATCCCAATCCGGAGGGTGCCACGGCGCTGGCGCTGGGATCTTTCCCCCGCCACCGGGCTGGGAAGTCTCGCGCGGCAGGGTGGGTTCGACGTCATCCATTCGTTCATGTTCCTTCCCAACTTCTACGTCCGCTTGAGCCGCCTGCGGCACCGCACCCCCCTGATCGTCTGCTCCCACCGCACGACCAAGATGCGCGGCTGGCCACGGGCCGTCCTCGAGATCCTGCTGTCGCCCTTCTGCGACCTGATGGTGACCAACTCGCAGGCGGGACGGGAGGAGCTGGTGAGCCGGGGAATGGATCCCGGACGCATCGCCGTCGTCCTGAACGGCATCGATCTCGACCGTTTCCGGCCCGCGCCCGCGAGCGGCTCCGATGGGCGACCGGCACGCGTCGGGATGGTGGCGCGCATGGAGCCCGATCGGGATCACGTCACGCTGCTGCAGGCCTTCGAGCAGGTGCATGCGATGCATCCCGAGGCGAAGCTGGTCCTGGCGGGAGACGGCAGCCTGGCGCCCAAGGTGCGTGAGCAGGTGGCGCTGCTGCGCCTTGAGTCGTGCGTCGAGCTGCCCGGGGCGGTGGCGCACCCCGAAGAGATGTACCGCACCCTGGATCTCTACGTCCAGGCTTCGCGGAATAAGGAAGGGACCAGCAACAGCCTGCTGGAGGCGATGGCCTCGGGGATTCCGGTGATCGCGACCCGGATCGGGGGCAACCTCGAGGTGGTGCGGGATGGGGAGACCGGGCTGCTGGTTACGGCCGAAGACCCCGCCGCTCTCGCCAAGGCAATCTCCTCGCTGCTGCGCGATCCCGTCCTGGCGCAACGCCTGGGGGCCGCGGGCGCGGCACGGGTTCGCGATCTCTACTCCCGCACCGCCATGGTCGATGCCACTCTGCGAGCCTATGCCTCTCGCCTGCCGCGCCTTCTCCAGGCCGTGGGGGCATCCGTCGAATCGAGCTTGCGCGGCGAAGGGTAG